One Cuculus canorus isolate bCucCan1 chromosome 1, bCucCan1.pri, whole genome shotgun sequence DNA segment encodes these proteins:
- the PROSER2 gene encoding proline and serine-rich protein 2, translating to MPRNLLSDSPEMATKISPEHTRGSMESGGSVENPGSQARCRNLALDDESLKYLTHEEQDVLMFFEETIDALEDDLEEPVLHDSGIHCQSARSTEENVSSHSETEDIIDLVQSTPESSDHEGPSSRDAEPVLDATWRTESPKPAVPADISTHTTVPPPSTSETLPLPPPPPPPVQHPKLLRSIPTPLIMAQKISEQQMESKVRFPGAVKEGNSERKKTPVANGDHCVAPKHPPAPAPKLHRFPSNINITNVSGKEFNETISKAAVNVQERRAQVLANINGGALLAAELEEKLQKNDFLSRNRSSSLRDLSSEQTRYEALTKLGLVKGKPAQDQADHAPSTQQLDAQPKQADAVPNGYQNIHEILKSEPSPFLPMGKTVTIKPEAALAANKVSSAPQNTAKSCNDYKQPSLNLDMRRRSGSLPRPSGFRSQGITVKFSGRGSTEEARREALRKLGLLKETA from the exons GATGATGAGAGTCTGAAATACTTAACTCATGAAGAGCAGGATGTTCTCATGTTCTTCGAGGAAACCATAGATGCCTTAGAAGATGACTTGGAGGAGCCAGTCCTCCATGACAGTGGTATCCACTGTCAGTCTGCAAggtcaacagaagaaaatgtgtccAGTCATTCAGAGACTGAAGATATCATCGACTTAGTACAGTCAACACCTGAGAGTAGTGACCATGAAGGTCCTTCTAGCAGAGATGCAGAACCAG TCTTGGATGCTACCTGGAGAACTGAGAGCCCTAAGCCAGCTGTACCTGCTGACATTTCCACACACACCACTGTACCACCACCATCAACGTCTGAGAcgctccctctccctcctccaccgCCTCCTCCTGTGCAGCATCCAAAATTGCTTCGCTCCATCCCCACTCCGCTCATCATGGCCCAGAAGATATCTGAGCAGCAGATGGAGAGCAAGGTGCGTTTCCCCGGTGCCGTCaaagaaggaaattcagaaaggaagaaaacaccagTAGCCAATGGTGATCATTGTGTGGCTCCGAAGCACCCTCCCGCACCTGCACCCAAACTGCACCGCTTCCCCAGCAACATCAACATAACAAATGTCAGTGGCAAAGAATTCAATGAGActatttcaaaagcagcagttaACGTCCAGGAACGGAGAGCCCAGGTGCTGGCCAACATCAATGGAGGAGCTCTTCTAGCAGCTGAACTGgaggaaaagctgcagaaaaatgatTTCTTGTCACGTAACAGAAGTTCTTCGTTAAGGGATCTCTCTTCTGAGCAAACACGCTATGAGGCCCTGACAAAACTTGGCCTAGTTAAGGGGAAGCCAGCTCAGGACCAAGCGGATCACGCTCCAAGCACTCAGCAGCTTGATGCACAGCCCAAACAGGCAGATGCTGTTCCCAATGGATATCAAAACATCCACGAGATTCTAAAAAGCGAGCCCAGCCCTTTCCTTCCTATGGGTAAAACTGTGACAATCAAACCAGAGGCAGCTCTTGCTGCTAACAAGGTCAGCAGTGCACCGCAAAATACGGCAAAAAGTTGTAATGATTATAAACAACCTAGTCTGAACCTGGATATGAGGAGGAGGTCAGGTTCCCTGCCTAGACCCTCAGGATTTCGATCCCAAGGGATAACGGTAAAGTTTTCTGGCCGTGGCTCAACAGAAGAGGCCAGGAGAGAGGCACTTCGGAAACTGGGGCTACTGAAAGAGACTGCGTAA